A genome region from Akkermansiaceae bacterium includes the following:
- a CDS encoding sodium-dependent bicarbonate transport family permease: MDILTAILNPGVLFFILGFIAVMLKSNLHIPDPIVKFVSLYLMLSIGFKGGVSLYHSSMFGDGVIIIAIILGMSALVPVYSYYLLKKKLGIADAAAIGATYGSNSTLTYITAAGFLTSLGVGYEGYMTVALVVMETPAIILSVVMAQIAMKGKATKSTRIVLRDALTDGTLLVLVGSMVIGYTLTVLGTEKSPLSSFIGGDMFTGMLVFFLLYMGTLVGKKFREMESFPPVLAAFAIIAPIVNGGIALLLCKIFGLGHGDSLLLVILCASSSYIVAPAILKDILPEANPAKYLTMSMGITFPLNIVLGIPVYWWIIQNWV; the protein is encoded by the coding sequence ATGGACATACTCACCGCCATCCTGAACCCCGGGGTTCTCTTTTTCATCCTCGGCTTCATCGCCGTCATGCTGAAAAGCAACCTCCACATCCCCGATCCCATCGTGAAATTCGTCAGCCTCTACCTGATGCTCTCCATCGGGTTCAAGGGCGGGGTGAGCCTCTACCACTCCAGCATGTTCGGGGACGGGGTCATCATCATCGCCATCATCCTGGGGATGAGCGCGTTGGTTCCGGTGTATTCGTATTACCTGCTGAAGAAAAAACTCGGCATCGCGGATGCCGCCGCGATCGGCGCGACCTACGGCTCCAACAGCACGCTGACCTACATCACGGCGGCCGGTTTCCTCACCTCCCTCGGGGTGGGCTACGAAGGCTACATGACCGTGGCGCTCGTCGTCATGGAAACCCCCGCGATCATCCTCTCGGTAGTCATGGCGCAGATCGCCATGAAAGGGAAAGCCACGAAATCGACCAGGATCGTGCTCAGGGATGCGCTGACCGACGGCACCCTTCTGGTGCTTGTCGGCAGCATGGTGATCGGCTACACGCTGACGGTTCTCGGCACCGAGAAATCGCCGCTCTCCAGCTTCATCGGCGGCGACATGTTCACCGGGATGCTGGTGTTTTTCCTCCTCTACATGGGCACCCTGGTCGGGAAAAAATTCAGGGAAATGGAATCCTTCCCGCCCGTCCTGGCCGCCTTCGCGATCATCGCCCCCATCGTCAACGGCGGCATCGCCCTGCTGCTCTGCAAGATCTTCGGCCTCGGGCATGGCGACTCGCTCCTGCTGGTGATCCTCTGCGCCTCCTCCTCCTACATCGTCGCCCCAGCCATCCTGAAAGACATACTCCCGGAGGCGAACCCCGCGAAATACCTGACCATGAGCATGGGCATCACCTTCCCGCTCAACATCGTACTGGGCATCCCGGTTTACTGGTGGATCATCCAGAACTGGGTCTGA